From Planctomycetota bacterium, the proteins below share one genomic window:
- the rnpA gene encoding ribonuclease P protein component — protein MTEQRLTFRPHHRLSGKLAFGRVFDAKHKASRGPITVFAIANGLAHSRLGLSIGRRVGNAPRRNRLKRKIREAFRLSQHEWPIGYDWVVTAHRHHDMPLERYVAVLTELVTRLADAERTKGTT, from the coding sequence GTGACCGAGCAACGCCTCACCTTCCGCCCGCATCACCGGCTCTCGGGCAAGCTCGCTTTCGGTCGTGTGTTCGACGCCAAGCACAAGGCGAGCCGAGGCCCGATCACGGTCTTCGCGATTGCTAACGGACTCGCTCACAGCCGGCTCGGTTTGAGCATCGGCCGACGTGTCGGCAACGCACCGCGTCGCAACAGGCTCAAGCGAAAGATCCGCGAAGCTTTTCGGTTGTCCCAGCACGAGTGGCCGATCGGATACGATTGGGTTGTCACGGCACATCGGCACCACGACATGCCTTTGGAACGGTACGTGGCGGTTCTGACCGAACTCGTGACACGACTTGCCGACGCCGAGCGGACGAAAGGCACGACATGA
- the lon gene encoding endopeptidase La: MPNHPVIERKDAATVITGGQNGQQTTVPHDLPLLPLRGLTVFPGTVMSLQIGRAKSKALLEEVMPGDKLVGLVTQRDPDDEDPSIDDLHDIGVVGVIIKLFKLPDGNQSIIVHGLARFELEEITKDDPYLLGKIRVLESLNGGKKAVGALVETVRSQADRVIELTPNTSEDARQVLGSIDHPGMLADFLAANLQADAQEKQDILEELNIEKRLRVVNQKLAQQLDVLELQESIQNQVKDNIDKTQRTYYLREQLKTIKKELGEVSGEDGSEADQLREKLEEAGVPEAVMKEADRELSRLETIPQASPEYGVIRTYLEILAELPWSNATEDQLELDAARKQLDDDHYGLDKVKKRIIEYLAVRKLKPDGGGAILCFLGPPGVGKTSLGQSIAEATTRKFIRVALGGVRDEADIRGHRRTYIGSMPGRIISELRKAGTNNPVMMLDEIDKVGSDFRGDPASALLEVLDPAQNSTFTDHYLDVPFDLSKVLFIATANTMDTVPGPLRDRMEVIDIPGYTAAEKLRIAKNYLVPRQLDANGLKKSQAKFGDPSLRKIIDEYTREAGVRNLERTIGAVVRSIAAKVVGGEAKSMTVKPDYVEEVLGPAKFESELASRTSVPGVATGMAYTPVGGEILFIEASRMAGKGGITLTGQIGEVMKESATAAFTLVRSRTDELGISGEDLANSDIHIHVPAGAVPKDGPSAGVAMYTALASLLAGRPVRHDVAMTGEITLRGLVLPIGGIKEKTLAAARAGIKEVIIPKRNEKDVRDVPADVRKGLKWHFVEDVDEVLKIALTRPGKTAAKKSRRK, from the coding sequence ATGCCGAACCATCCTGTTATTGAGCGCAAGGACGCCGCCACCGTCATCACCGGCGGACAAAACGGCCAGCAAACGACCGTCCCACATGATCTCCCGTTGCTTCCGCTACGCGGGCTGACGGTGTTTCCCGGAACGGTCATGTCACTCCAGATCGGCCGGGCCAAAAGCAAGGCGCTGCTCGAAGAAGTCATGCCCGGCGACAAACTCGTCGGCCTCGTCACGCAGCGCGATCCTGACGACGAAGATCCAAGTATCGACGACCTCCACGACATCGGTGTCGTCGGTGTCATCATCAAACTCTTCAAGCTGCCTGACGGGAATCAGTCGATCATCGTCCACGGCCTGGCCCGATTCGAACTCGAAGAGATCACCAAAGACGATCCGTACTTGCTCGGCAAGATTCGCGTGCTCGAATCCCTCAACGGCGGCAAGAAGGCGGTCGGCGCACTGGTCGAGACCGTCCGCTCGCAGGCCGACCGCGTCATCGAGTTGACACCCAACACCTCCGAGGACGCCCGACAGGTACTCGGCTCGATCGATCACCCCGGCATGCTCGCCGATTTCCTCGCCGCCAACCTTCAAGCAGACGCCCAGGAGAAGCAGGACATTCTCGAAGAGCTCAACATCGAAAAGCGTCTGCGGGTCGTGAACCAAAAGCTCGCCCAACAACTCGACGTCCTCGAACTTCAGGAGTCGATCCAGAACCAGGTCAAGGACAACATCGACAAAACCCAGCGGACCTACTACCTCCGCGAGCAACTCAAAACGATCAAGAAGGAACTTGGCGAGGTCAGCGGCGAAGACGGATCCGAAGCCGACCAGCTGCGCGAGAAGCTCGAAGAAGCCGGCGTGCCCGAGGCGGTGATGAAGGAAGCCGACCGCGAGCTCAGCCGGCTCGAAACGATCCCGCAAGCCTCGCCCGAATACGGCGTCATCCGCACGTACCTCGAAATCCTCGCCGAGCTTCCATGGTCCAACGCGACTGAAGATCAGCTCGAACTCGACGCCGCCCGCAAGCAGCTCGACGACGACCACTACGGCCTCGACAAGGTCAAGAAACGCATCATCGAGTACCTCGCCGTGCGCAAACTCAAGCCGGACGGTGGCGGCGCGATCCTCTGCTTCCTCGGCCCTCCCGGTGTCGGTAAGACTTCGCTCGGCCAGTCCATCGCCGAGGCGACCACCCGTAAGTTCATCCGCGTCGCGCTCGGCGGCGTGCGCGACGAGGCCGACATCCGCGGCCACCGCCGCACCTACATCGGCTCCATGCCCGGCCGCATCATCTCCGAGCTGCGCAAGGCCGGCACTAACAACCCGGTCATGATGCTCGATGAGATCGATAAGGTCGGCTCCGACTTCCGCGGCGACCCCGCCTCCGCCCTGCTTGAAGTCCTCGACCCGGCCCAAAACTCGACGTTCACCGACCACTACCTCGACGTGCCGTTCGATCTGTCGAAGGTGCTGTTCATCGCGACGGCCAACACGATGGACACCGTGCCGGGCCCGCTGCGCGATCGCATGGAGGTCATCGACATCCCCGGCTACACCGCCGCCGAGAAGCTACGCATCGCCAAAAATTACCTCGTCCCACGCCAGCTTGATGCCAACGGGCTCAAGAAATCCCAGGCCAAGTTCGGCGACCCGTCCTTGCGGAAGATCATCGATGAGTACACCCGCGAAGCCGGCGTTCGCAATCTCGAACGCACCATCGGCGCGGTCGTTCGTTCGATCGCCGCCAAGGTCGTCGGTGGCGAAGCGAAGTCGATGACCGTCAAGCCGGACTACGTCGAGGAGGTGCTGGGGCCCGCGAAGTTCGAGTCCGAACTCGCCAGCCGCACCAGCGTCCCCGGCGTCGCAACCGGGATGGCCTACACCCCCGTCGGCGGTGAAATCCTGTTCATCGAAGCCTCTCGCATGGCGGGCAAGGGCGGTATCACGCTCACCGGCCAGATCGGCGAAGTGATGAAGGAGTCCGCCACCGCCGCCTTCACCCTCGTCCGCTCACGCACCGACGAGCTCGGCATCAGCGGCGAAGACCTGGCCAACTCCGACATCCACATCCACGTCCCTGCCGGTGCCGTGCCCAAGGACGGCCCGTCGGCCGGCGTCGCGATGTACACGGCCCTCGCATCGTTGCTCGCGGGCCGACCGGTGCGACATGACGTCGCCATGACCGGCGAGATCACCCTGCGTGGCCTCGTGCTGCCCATCGGCGGTATCAAGGAAAAAACACTCGCCGCCGCCCGCGCCGGGATCAAGGAAGTGATCATCCCCAAACGCAACGAAAAGGACGTCCGCGATGTCCCTGCAGACGTCCGCAAAGGGCTGAAATGGCACTTCGTTGAAGACGTCGACGAGGTGCTCAAGATCGCCCTGACCAGGCCGGGCAAAACGGCGGCAAAGAAGTCACGCCGCAAGTGA
- a CDS encoding aminotransferase class I/II-fold pyridoxal phosphate-dependent enzyme, with protein sequence MSDTPNAINVDVAPRLRRLPPYLFGRINKIKLEKRQAGLDIIDLGMGNPTDPTPEAVVEKLRAAATDPRNHRYAAASGIAGLKREVAKRYERERGVVLDPDHEVIVTIGSKEGFAHLCLALLGPGDTVVVPDPAFPVHIYGPAMAGANVVRVPLGNDQAFLDRIERVLGELYPTPKLLNLCFPHNPTATTIDEGFWEQAIALCRKYGVMLISDFAYGDICFDGYRAPSLLGTPGATDVGVEFTTMSKSFNMAGWRVGFCCGNREMLAALATIKGYYDYGHFNPVWIASVIAMREAAETPGAMARVYQGRRDEVCRGLDKLGWDYEKPRASMFVWARVADEHLAGRDTIDFCIDMLDEAEVALAPGKAFGDAGEGYVRIAVVENEQRLRQAMKNLHAALIRGKPLNTS encoded by the coding sequence GTGAGTGACACGCCTAATGCCATCAACGTCGACGTTGCGCCGCGGTTGCGGCGGCTGCCGCCGTACCTGTTCGGTCGCATCAACAAGATCAAGTTGGAGAAGCGACAGGCCGGGCTCGACATCATCGACCTTGGCATGGGTAACCCGACGGACCCGACGCCCGAGGCCGTCGTCGAGAAACTCCGCGCCGCCGCGACAGATCCCCGCAACCACCGCTATGCCGCCGCGTCAGGCATCGCTGGCCTGAAACGCGAAGTCGCCAAGCGCTACGAACGTGAGCGCGGTGTCGTGCTCGACCCCGACCACGAGGTCATCGTCACCATCGGCAGCAAGGAAGGCTTTGCCCACTTGTGCCTGGCGTTGCTTGGCCCGGGTGACACCGTCGTCGTTCCCGACCCGGCGTTCCCGGTTCACATCTACGGCCCGGCGATGGCGGGGGCCAACGTCGTACGCGTCCCGCTCGGAAACGATCAGGCGTTCCTTGACCGCATCGAGCGCGTCCTCGGCGAGTTGTACCCGACGCCCAAGCTGCTGAACCTCTGTTTCCCGCACAACCCGACGGCGACGACGATCGATGAGGGTTTCTGGGAGCAGGCCATCGCGTTGTGCCGTAAGTACGGCGTGATGCTCATCAGCGACTTCGCCTACGGCGATATCTGCTTCGATGGCTACCGGGCACCGTCGTTGCTGGGAACGCCCGGTGCGACGGATGTGGGCGTGGAATTCACGACGATGAGCAAGAGCTTCAACATGGCCGGCTGGCGTGTGGGGTTCTGCTGCGGCAATCGTGAGATGCTGGCGGCCCTGGCGACGATCAAGGGCTACTACGACTACGGCCATTTCAACCCGGTCTGGATCGCGAGCGTCATCGCCATGCGTGAAGCCGCCGAAACGCCCGGGGCGATGGCGCGGGTGTACCAGGGTCGGCGAGACGAGGTGTGCCGCGGTTTGGACAAGCTCGGCTGGGACTACGAAAAGCCCCGGGCGTCGATGTTCGTCTGGGCCCGCGTGGCCGATGAGCATCTGGCGGGCCGGGACACGATCGACTTCTGCATCGACATGCTCGACGAGGCGGAAGTCGCGCTCGCGCCTGGCAAGGCCTTCGGCGACGCCGGCGAGGGTTACGTTCGCATCGCCGTCGTCGAAAACGAACAGCGTTTGCGGCAAGCGATGAAAAACCTTCACGCCGCACTGATCCGGGGCAAGCCGCTTAACACAAGCTGA
- the infC gene encoding translation initiation factor IF-3: MARPKRFTARSRGPQFRHNGQIRISPIRLIDQDENQLGIVPTQDALRMARDADLDLVEVAPNARPPVCRILDYGKWKYQQQKREDKSKSKSSQLKEVKIRTVKIGDHDLEIKVNRARKFLDDGHKVQFTLQYRGREMAHQDLGREILRKIQDTLADASKVEQDMRMQGRRVSMVLAPEKKDPEKLKKQREEEEAERREAEEPVIVKKRTLLPQRKSTEPEVVQTAASVKATPPAADDEPAPEDAEAKEAVSA, from the coding sequence ATGGCAAGACCCAAGCGATTCACCGCCCGCAGCCGCGGCCCCCAGTTCCGACACAACGGACAGATCCGAATCTCACCGATCCGGCTCATCGATCAGGACGAAAACCAACTCGGTATCGTCCCTACCCAAGATGCACTTCGCATGGCGCGGGACGCCGACCTCGACCTCGTCGAAGTCGCCCCGAATGCCCGCCCGCCGGTCTGCCGCATCCTCGATTACGGCAAGTGGAAGTACCAGCAGCAGAAGCGCGAGGACAAGTCCAAGTCCAAAAGCTCACAGCTCAAGGAGGTCAAGATCCGCACGGTGAAGATCGGCGATCACGACCTTGAGATTAAGGTCAACCGCGCTCGCAAGTTCCTTGATGACGGCCACAAGGTCCAGTTCACGCTCCAGTACCGCGGGCGTGAAATGGCACACCAAGACCTCGGCCGCGAGATTCTGCGGAAGATCCAGGACACCCTCGCCGACGCGAGCAAGGTGGAGCAGGACATGCGTATGCAGGGTCGCCGGGTGAGTATGGTGCTCGCACCCGAGAAGAAGGACCCCGAGAAGCTCAAGAAGCAGCGCGAGGAAGAGGAGGCGGAACGCCGCGAGGCTGAGGAACCGGTGATCGTGAAGAAGCGCACGCTCCTCCCGCAGCGTAAAAGCACCGAGCCGGAGGTGGTCCAGACCGCCGCCAGCGTCAAAGCCACTCCGCCCGCGGCCGATGATGAGCCGGCACCGGAAGACGCCGAGGCCAAAGAAGCGGTTTCGGCCTGA
- the yidD gene encoding membrane protein insertion efficiency factor YidD, translated as MTWLLIKLVRGYQIALSPLLGGHCRFTPTCSHYAIDALRKYGPIKGSAKAAWRIMRCNPFGGKGYDPA; from the coding sequence ATGACTTGGCTGCTGATCAAACTCGTGCGTGGGTACCAGATCGCGCTCTCGCCGCTGCTGGGCGGGCACTGCCGATTCACACCGACATGCAGCCACTATGCGATCGACGCGCTACGGAAGTATGGACCGATCAAGGGCAGCGCGAAAGCCGCATGGCGGATCATGCGTTGCAACCCGTTCGGCGGGAAAGGGTACGACCCGGCGTGA
- a CDS encoding sigma-70 family RNA polymerase sigma factor, with product MAQTTIKAPSPINSQPDTDPAVSDERLLERFRDGDQGAFTQLIGRYERELFHFLVRFLGNRAAAEDVYQEALLQVSQSAGSFDVTRRFRPWLFTIAANKGRDMLRSQARRPAAPLSAKVDGGADGTEFVDLMVADVPVPDEPLQRQELEQAVRAAVMELPEHLREIILLSYFHQFPYKQISEILNIPLGTVKSRLHAAVAHFADKWKRHGVSFDGPAAA from the coding sequence ATGGCACAAACGACGATTAAAGCACCGTCCCCGATCAACTCTCAGCCGGACACCGATCCGGCCGTGAGTGACGAACGGTTGCTCGAACGCTTTCGGGACGGCGATCAAGGGGCGTTCACGCAGCTCATCGGGCGGTATGAGCGGGAGTTGTTCCATTTCCTGGTTCGGTTTTTGGGCAATCGTGCCGCTGCGGAAGACGTTTACCAGGAAGCGCTATTACAAGTGAGCCAGTCCGCCGGCTCGTTTGACGTTACACGCCGGTTTCGGCCATGGCTGTTCACGATCGCGGCGAACAAGGGCCGTGACATGCTCAGATCGCAGGCCCGCCGCCCCGCCGCGCCACTCTCGGCAAAGGTCGATGGCGGCGCTGACGGCACCGAGTTCGTCGACCTCATGGTGGCCGACGTGCCTGTTCCAGACGAGCCGTTGCAAAGACAGGAACTGGAGCAAGCCGTTCGTGCGGCGGTCATGGAGCTTCCCGAGCACCTCCGTGAGATCATTCTGCTGAGCTACTTCCATCAGTTCCCGTACAAGCAGATCAGCGAGATCCTGAACATTCCGCTCGGTACGGTCAAAAGCCGACTCCACGCCGCCGTCGCCCACTTCGCGGACAAGTGGAAACGGCACGGCGTCAGCTTTGACGGGCCCGCCGCCGCGTAA
- a CDS encoding fibronectin type III domain-containing protein — MILQRTFSVTLDPPSAIEGFLTASTQSASEIIVTRNVKGGGSGSQTPPDEWRVFRSFDGIDYVAHDSIPGIQNSYQDTDLVDGTNHWYHWRPWTVAAGLGHTTNGTSSVTVLPAPTNVMSNIISPGNVQVTWANNATTQTAFRIERAIGTGAFVEVASAAGDAEDVTFTDTGVNGTYQYRVIAENSVNFSAPSVSASATSSTLTLNVGTGTNNQVNLDWDNVAGGSMPLSRSIGIKMAWQNRKLSYN; from the coding sequence TTGATCCTGCAGCGAACCTTCAGCGTCACACTGGATCCGCCATCTGCCATCGAGGGTTTTCTAACGGCTTCCACGCAATCAGCCAGTGAGATCATTGTCACACGTAACGTCAAAGGTGGGGGTAGCGGATCTCAAACTCCTCCGGACGAGTGGAGAGTCTTCCGGTCATTCGACGGCATCGACTACGTGGCGCACGACAGCATCCCGGGAATCCAGAATAGTTACCAAGATACAGATTTGGTCGATGGTACCAACCATTGGTATCACTGGCGGCCATGGACGGTAGCAGCGGGGCTAGGCCACACCACCAACGGAACATCGTCAGTCACCGTTCTCCCTGCGCCAACAAATGTGATGTCGAATATCATCTCTCCGGGCAATGTCCAAGTGACATGGGCGAACAATGCTACGACCCAGACTGCTTTCCGAATCGAGCGGGCCATCGGTACGGGTGCGTTTGTTGAAGTTGCGAGCGCAGCAGGGGATGCCGAAGATGTGACCTTCACCGATACTGGCGTCAATGGCACGTACCAATACCGCGTGATCGCGGAAAACAGCGTCAATTTTTCCGCACCATCCGTCAGTGCATCTGCAACTTCATCAACGCTAACACTCAATGTTGGGACGGGCACCAACAATCAAGTGAACCTTGATTGGGACAATGTTGCTGGTGGGAGTATGCCACTATCGAGGTCGATTGGGATCAAGATGGCGTGGCAGAACAGGAAGCTGTCGTACAACTGA
- a CDS encoding DUF3465 domain-containing protein gives MSKSSNTRSLIKLLIAILPFVLKFFSSKKSAKTGSTSTGGFIGVEPDVERKPAKPFPEPSRSVDGKSDTERLLGREPEQFEDPIPELFDARQSDTMVTVVGRVVHLLKDDNEGSRHQRWLMDTPGGITLKISHNIDLAKRVPISEGDLVRVRGEYEWNDMGGVVHWTHHDPKGWHEDGWVEHEGVYYGTA, from the coding sequence ATGTCGAAGTCGTCCAACACGCGCAGCCTGATCAAACTGTTGATCGCGATTCTGCCGTTCGTGCTGAAGTTCTTCTCGTCGAAGAAGTCCGCGAAGACCGGCAGCACATCCACCGGCGGGTTCATCGGCGTCGAGCCGGACGTCGAACGCAAGCCGGCGAAGCCGTTCCCAGAGCCGAGCCGATCGGTCGATGGCAAGAGCGACACCGAGCGGCTGCTGGGCCGAGAGCCCGAGCAGTTCGAGGATCCGATCCCCGAACTCTTCGACGCCCGCCAGTCCGACACGATGGTCACCGTGGTAGGCCGGGTGGTGCATCTGCTTAAGGACGACAACGAGGGCAGCCGACACCAGCGCTGGCTCATGGACACCCCCGGCGGCATCACGCTCAAGATTTCCCACAACATCGACCTCGCCAAGCGCGTCCCCATCAGCGAAGGCGACCTCGTCCGCGTCCGCGGCGAGTACGAATGGAACGACATGGGCGGCGTCGTCCACTGGACCCACCACGACCCCAAGGGCTGGCACGAAGACGGCTGGGTCGAACACGAAGGCGTCTACTACGGCACGGCGTAA
- the rlmN gene encoding 23S rRNA (adenine(2503)-C(2))-methyltransferase RlmN yields the protein MKSPSPTHPDPSVHWLGLTATEGRARVTDWGLPAFRAKQLNQWVYERFCTAPGQMTNLSKSLQAELTPLFEPTRTLSDQRSSDGTRKFLFGWDDGQSAETVMIPDDGGAKSRRTACISSQVGCPVGCRFCASGQNGKLGDLTVARIVEQVIRVNAALAEEGTKLTNLVFMGMGEPLANYREVAQALRVLTDPDCLGMSPRRITVSTVGVPPRIRQLADENAPINLALSLHAPNEPLRRELIPWAEHFTLDDILDACRYYFEKTRREITFEYILLRDVNDRREHAVELAAICRAMRCNVNLLRYNEVEGIDYVRPRSPDVMAFQSELRRRGVNAHVRKSRGRDIDAACGQLRKKQERESKLVQLGAPR from the coding sequence ATGAAGAGTCCAAGTCCGACCCATCCCGATCCGTCCGTGCATTGGCTGGGCCTGACCGCGACAGAAGGTCGTGCCCGCGTGACAGATTGGGGGCTTCCCGCGTTTCGCGCCAAGCAGCTCAATCAATGGGTGTACGAGCGATTTTGCACGGCCCCTGGGCAGATGACGAACCTGTCCAAGTCGCTGCAGGCTGAGTTGACACCCCTGTTCGAGCCGACGCGGACGCTCAGCGACCAGCGTTCGAGTGACGGGACGCGGAAGTTTCTGTTCGGCTGGGACGACGGGCAGTCGGCCGAGACCGTGATGATCCCCGACGATGGCGGTGCGAAATCCCGCCGGACCGCGTGCATCTCGAGCCAGGTCGGCTGTCCGGTTGGCTGTCGGTTCTGCGCCAGCGGTCAAAACGGCAAGCTTGGCGACCTGACCGTGGCACGGATTGTCGAACAGGTGATCCGCGTGAACGCCGCGCTGGCCGAGGAAGGCACGAAGCTGACCAACTTGGTGTTTATGGGCATGGGGGAGCCGTTGGCCAACTACCGCGAAGTCGCGCAGGCGTTGCGCGTGCTCACTGACCCGGACTGCCTCGGCATGTCGCCGCGTCGAATCACCGTCAGCACCGTCGGCGTGCCGCCGCGAATCCGGCAACTCGCCGATGAAAACGCACCGATCAACCTGGCCCTTTCACTGCACGCGCCCAACGAGCCGCTGCGCCGAGAACTCATCCCATGGGCCGAGCACTTCACGCTCGACGATATCCTCGACGCTTGTCGTTACTACTTCGAGAAGACCCGACGCGAAATCACGTTCGAGTACATCCTGCTGCGCGACGTCAACGACCGGCGTGAGCACGCGGTCGAGCTGGCCGCGATCTGTCGGGCGATGCGGTGCAACGTCAACCTCCTGCGGTACAACGAGGTCGAGGGCATCGACTACGTCCGACCGCGATCGCCCGACGTGATGGCGTTCCAAAGCGAGCTCCGCCGGCGGGGGGTCAACGCCCATGTTCGCAAGTCGCGGGGGCGTGACATTGATGCCGCGTGCGGTCAGCTACGCAAGAAGCAGGAGCGGGAATCCAAGCTCGTTCAACTCGGAGCACCACGATGA
- a CDS encoding Hsp20/alpha crystallin family protein has translation MTTKTRPTELNIRSIRLSPDAPFGKFARGVGHVADGKGMHSFCPTDTWTPDVNLYETEASYLVCVDLAGVEKESIDLTVVQQRLTLRGVREVPRYPVDEMPGADAEHGQSPADRGRPDGQRMRVHLMEIDHGSFCREVELPADVDRERINATYRNGMLWIGIPKR, from the coding sequence ATGACCACCAAGACCCGACCGACCGAGCTCAACATCCGAAGTATCCGACTCTCACCCGATGCGCCGTTCGGCAAGTTCGCGCGGGGCGTCGGGCACGTCGCCGACGGCAAGGGCATGCACAGCTTCTGCCCGACCGACACTTGGACGCCGGACGTGAACCTGTACGAAACCGAGGCGTCGTATCTCGTTTGCGTGGACTTGGCAGGCGTCGAGAAGGAGAGCATCGACCTGACCGTCGTGCAGCAACGGCTCACCCTGCGAGGCGTGCGGGAGGTGCCGCGATATCCGGTCGATGAGATGCCCGGTGCCGACGCCGAGCATGGACAAAGCCCCGCCGATCGTGGTCGGCCCGATGGTCAACGCATGCGTGTTCATCTCATGGAAATCGACCACGGCAGCTTCTGCCGCGAAGTCGAACTGCCCGCGGACGTCGACCGCGAACGCATTAACGCCACCTACCGAAACGGCATGCTCTGGATCGGAATACCCAAGCGGTAA
- a CDS encoding site-2 protease family protein, whose product MILTDPLTLVPLHLGLFIETIGTDLPFFLTVVVTVVFSITLHELAHGYAAIRLGDDTPIRTGHMTLNPIVHMGPFSLIALAIAGIAWGSMPIDPSRIRHKYGEAIVAAAGPATNLLLAAVGVVGYGLLIRFGLTSSNIGDNAADFLWTFGFINAALMVFNLLPVPPLDGSHILANFNDGYARFISNPSNQGLVFILFPIAFLLSSRFFAVIGDILNPIARFIAGTG is encoded by the coding sequence ATGATTTTGACGGACCCGCTCACCCTCGTGCCGCTGCACCTCGGATTGTTCATCGAGACGATCGGCACAGATTTGCCGTTTTTCCTGACGGTGGTCGTCACCGTCGTGTTCAGCATCACGTTGCACGAACTCGCTCATGGTTACGCGGCGATCCGGCTCGGCGACGACACGCCGATCCGCACCGGACACATGACGCTCAACCCGATCGTCCACATGGGGCCGTTCTCGCTGATCGCCCTGGCGATTGCGGGGATCGCCTGGGGCTCGATGCCGATCGACCCGTCACGCATTCGACACAAGTACGGCGAGGCGATCGTCGCGGCGGCGGGTCCAGCGACGAACTTGCTGCTCGCGGCGGTCGGCGTGGTCGGATACGGACTGCTCATCCGTTTCGGGCTCACGTCATCGAACATCGGCGACAATGCCGCCGACTTCCTCTGGACGTTCGGTTTCATTAACGCGGCCCTCATGGTGTTCAACCTGCTGCCGGTGCCACCGCTCGATGGCTCTCACATCCTCGCCAACTTCAACGACGGCTACGCACGCTTCATCAGCAACCCGTCCAATCAAGGCCTCGTCTTCATCCTCTTCCCGATCGCCTTCCTGCTGAGCAGTCGGTTCTTCGCCGTGATCGGTGACATTCTCAACCCGATCGCCAGGTTCATCGCGGGGACTGGTTGA
- the trxB gene encoding thioredoxin-disulfide reductase yields MAEKNDVAETHDVLKVVVIGSGPAGWTACIYAARANLKPVCFEGAISEENRLAGTLPLGQLNWTTDVENFPGWPEGVLGPDLMLKMRQQAETHGTTIHTKDVTKLDLSQRPFRMEISDGSVIHSHTVILATGASAQYLGLDSERKFMNEGVSACAVCDGALPRFRDKQIVVVGGGDTAMEEASHLAKFGSKIYVVHRRDQLRASAAMQERVLNNPKVEMVWNHVVDEVLGNDNDGVTGVRVKHVETGDTKELEATGMFLAIGHRPNTKFLDDQLATDENGFIELTSLPQMNTSIEGVYAAGDVADPDYKQAVTAAGMGCKAALDAERWLAEQGLD; encoded by the coding sequence ATGGCAGAGAAGAACGACGTAGCGGAAACTCACGACGTCTTGAAAGTGGTCGTGATCGGTTCAGGGCCGGCCGGGTGGACCGCCTGCATCTACGCCGCCCGCGCGAATCTCAAACCCGTCTGCTTCGAGGGCGCGATCAGCGAGGAAAACCGCCTCGCCGGCACACTTCCGCTCGGCCAGCTCAACTGGACGACAGACGTGGAGAACTTCCCCGGTTGGCCCGAAGGTGTGCTCGGCCCCGACCTGATGCTCAAGATGCGGCAGCAGGCGGAGACGCACGGCACGACCATCCACACCAAGGACGTCACCAAGCTCGACCTCTCGCAGCGGCCGTTTCGTATGGAGATCTCCGACGGCTCGGTGATCCATTCGCACACGGTCATTCTCGCCACCGGAGCGTCGGCTCAGTACTTGGGCCTGGATAGCGAACGGAAGTTCATGAACGAAGGTGTGAGCGCCTGCGCCGTGTGTGACGGGGCACTGCCACGCTTCCGTGACAAGCAGATCGTCGTCGTCGGTGGCGGCGACACCGCGATGGAAGAAGCGTCACACTTGGCCAAGTTCGGCAGCAAAATCTACGTCGTGCATCGCCGCGACCAACTGCGTGCGTCGGCCGCGATGCAGGAGCGCGTTCTCAACAATCCGAAGGTCGAGATGGTCTGGAATCACGTCGTCGACGAAGTCCTCGGCAACGACAACGACGGTGTCACCGGCGTGCGCGTCAAGCACGTCGAGACCGGCGACACCAAGGAACTCGAGGCCACCGGCATGTTTCTCGCCATCGGCCATCGGCCCAACACCAAGTTCCTCGATGACCAACTCGCCACCGACGAAAACGGATTCATCGAGCTGACCAGCCTGCCGCAGATGAACACGAGTATCGAAGGGGTTTACGCCGCCGGTGACGTGGCGGACCCGGACTACAAACAGGCCGTCACCGCCGCGGGCATGGGTTGCAAGGCGGCCCTCGATGCGGAGCGTTGGCTCGCCGAGCAGGGCCTCGACTGA